The Rattus rattus isolate New Zealand chromosome 1, Rrattus_CSIRO_v1, whole genome shotgun sequence genome includes a region encoding these proteins:
- the Faah gene encoding fatty-acid amide hydrolase 1, translated as MVLSEVWITLSGVSGVCLACSLLSAAVVLRWTGRQKARGAATMARQKQRASLETMDKAVQRFRLQNPDLDSEALLTLPLLQLVQKLQNGELSPEAVFFTYLGKAWEVNKGTNCVTSYLTNCETQLSQAPRQGLLYGVPVSLKECFSYKGHDSTLGLSLNEGMPSESDCVVVQVLKLQGAVPFVHTNVPQSMLSFDCSNPLFGQTMNPWKSSKSPGGSSGGEGALIGSGGSPLGLGTDIGGSIRFPSAFCGICGLKPTGNRLSKSGLKGCVYGQTAVQLSLGPMARDVESLALCLKALLCEHLFTLDPTVPPLPFREEVYRSSRPLRVGYYETDNYTMPSPAMRRALIETKQRLEAAGHTLIPFLPNNIPYALEVLSAGGLFSDGGRSFLQNFKGDFVDPCLGDLILILRLPSWFKRLLSLLLKPLFPRLAAFLNSMRPRSAEKLWKLQHEIEVYRQSVIAQWKAMNLDVLLTPMLGPALDLNTPGRATGAISYTVLYNCLDFPAGVVPVTTVTAEDDAQMEHYKGYFGDIWDIILKKAMKKSVGLPVAVQCVALPWQEELCLRFMREVEQLMTPQKQPS; from the exons ATGGTGCTGAGCGAAGTGTGGATCACGCTGTCTGGGGTCTCCGGGGTTTGCCTAGCCTGCAGCTTGTTGTCCGCGGCGGTGGTCCTGCGATGGACCGGGCGCCAGAAGGCCCGGGGCGCGGCGACCATGGCGCGGCAGAAGCAGCGAGCCAGCCTGGAGACCATGGACAAGGCGGTGCAGCGCTTCCGGCTGCAG AATCCTGATCTGGACTCGGAGGCCTTGCTGACCCTGCCCCTGCTCCAACTGGTACAGAAGTTACAGAATGGAGAGCTGTCCCCAGAGGCTGTGTTCTTTACTTACCTGGGAAAG GCCTGGGAAGTGAACAAAGGGACCAACTGTGTGACCTCCTATCTGACCAACTGTGAGACTCAGCTGTCCCAGGCCCCACGGCAGGGCCTGCTCTATGGTGTCCCTGTGAGCCTCAAGGAATGCTTCAGCTACAAG GGCCACGACTCTACACTGGGCTTGAGCCTGAATGAGGGCATGCCATCGGAATCTGACTGTGTGGTGGTGCAAGTGTTGAAGCTGCAGGGAGCTGTGCCCTTTGTGCATACCAATGTCCCCCAGTCCATGTTAAG ctttgaCTGCAGTAACCCTCTCTTTGGCCAGACCATGAACCCATGGAAGTCCTCCAAGAGCCCAGGAGGTTCCTCAGGGGGTGAGGGGGCTCTCATTGGATCTGGAGGTTCCCCTCTGGGTTTAGGCACTGACATTGGCGGCAGCATCCGGTTCCCTTCTGCCTTCTGCGGCATCTGTGGCCTTAAGCCTACTGGCAACCGCCTCAG CAAGAGTGGCCTGAAGGGCTGTGTCTATGGACAGACGGCAG TGCAGCTTTCTCTTGGCCCCATGGCCCGGGATGTGGAGAGCCTGGCGCTATGCCTGAAAGCTCTACTGTGTGAGCACTTGTTCACCTTGGACCCCACCGTGCCTCCCTTGCCCTTCAGAGAGGAG GTCTACAGAAGTTCTAGACCCCTGCGAGTGGGGTACTATGAGACTGACAACTATACCATGCCCAGCCCAGCTATGAGGAGGGCTCTGATAGAGACCAAGCAGAGACTTGAGGCTGCTGGCCATACG CTGATTCCCTTCTTACCCAACAACATACCCTACGCCCTGGAGGTCCTGTCTGCGGGCGGCCTGTTCAGTGACGGTGGCCGCAGTTTTCTCCAAAACTT CAAAGGTGACTTTGTGGATCCCTGCTTGGGAGACCTGATCTTAATTCTGAGGCTGCCCAGCTGGTTTAAAAGACTGCTGAGCCTCCTGCTGAAGCCTCTG TTTCCTCGGCTGGCAGCCTTTCTCAACAGTATGCGTCCTCG GTCAGCTGAAAAGCTGTGGAAACTGCAGCATGAGATTGAG GTGTATCGCCAGTCTGTGATTGCCCAGTGGAAAGCAATGAACTTGGATGTGCTGCTGACCCCCATGTTGGGCCCTGCTCTGGATTTGAACACACCGGGCAGAGCCACAG GGGCTATCAGCTACACCGTTCTCTACAACTGCCTGGACTTCCCTGCGGGGGTGGTGCCTGTCACCACTGTGACCGCTGAGGACGATGCCCAGATGGAACACTACAAAGGCTACTTTGGGGATATCTGGGACATCATCCTGAAGAAG GCCATGAAAAAGAGTGTCGGTCTGCCTGTGGCTGTGCAGTGCGTGGCTCTGCCCTGGCAGGAAGAGCTGTGCCTGCGGTTCATGCGGGAGGTGGAACAGCTGATGACCCCTCAAAAGCAGCCATCGTGA